DNA sequence from the Aquificaceae bacterium genome:
TCAGGCCCTCCTCTGTCATGGCAGAGCCCCCGTATTTTATGACAAAGGTTTTTCCGTAAAACTCCCTTATGTAAGGAAGTGCCGACTGAAGAATTTTAGCCTTTTCCACAAGCTTTTCTATCATTATCATATGGCCTTTAAAACCCTCTCCACATCCTCCACCTTTTCCACGTTAAAGACCCTTACATAAGGCACTGTCTGCTGTATTAACTTAGAAAGGACGTTCTTGGGTCCTATCTCCACGAAGGTGTCTACCCCATGCTCCACCATATAGAGCACGCTCTGAAACCATCTTACTGGAGAGAATATCTGCCTGTAGAGGTTTTCTCTTATATCTGGTGCCATTGTATGGGCAATTGCAGTGTAGTTCTGGACCACCGGGGTGTTTATGTTTTTTATGGGTGTCTGGGCCAGTTTGAGCCTGAAGGCATCGGCAGCAGGCTTCATAAGAGAGCAGTGCGATGGGACAGAAACTTTTAGGGGTATAACCTTACCTCCCATCTGCTTTACTATTTCGCTCGCCTTCTCTACCGCCTGTCTTTCTCCAGATATGACTGTCTGTTCAGGAGAGTTGTAGTTTGCTGGCTCAACCACTCCAGAGTCCTGAGCAAGCCTGCAGGCCTCCTCCACTTTTTCCGGTGGAATCTTCAGCACCGCAGCCATAGCCCCTGCACCTTCTGGGACTGCTTCCTGCATGTATTTACCCCTGAGGTTTGCAAGCCGGACCGCCTCAAAGAGCTCCACGCCTCCTGCCACTGCAAGGGCCGTATACTCTCCCAGGGAATGCCCTGCCACAAAGTCTGGCTGTGGAAACCCCTTTGCCTTAAGAACCGCATAGATGGCAAGGCTTGTGGTCAGGATTGCAGGTTGTGTGTTAATCGTCCTGTTCAGCTCTTCCTCCGGA
Encoded proteins:
- the fabD gene encoding ACP S-malonyltransferase encodes the protein MGKLAYVFPGQGSQYVGMGYDFYREFPEAADVFHSAETALRYNLTDIIFRGPEEELNRTINTQPAILTTSLAIYAVLKAKGFPQPDFVAGHSLGEYTALAVAGGVELFEAVRLANLRGKYMQEAVPEGAGAMAAVLKIPPEKVEEACRLAQDSGVVEPANYNSPEQTVISGERQAVEKASEIVKQMGGKVIPLKVSVPSHCSLMKPAADAFRLKLAQTPIKNINTPVVQNYTAIAHTMAPDIRENLYRQIFSPVRWFQSVLYMVEHGVDTFVEIGPKNVLSKLIQQTVPYVRVFNVEKVEDVERVLKAI